A single region of the Syntrophotaleaceae bacterium genome encodes:
- a CDS encoding ACT domain-containing protein → MPSSRFVITVIGLDRVGIVAGISRVMAEHRVNIADIRQTIMNDLFTMIMLAEVKGDNFDLSAFQQAMSDIGAELGVEVIVKHEDVFRFMHRI, encoded by the coding sequence ATGCCATCAAGTCGTTTCGTCATCACGGTCATCGGTCTGGACAGGGTAGGCATCGTGGCGGGCATCAGCCGGGTCATGGCCGAGCACAGGGTCAATATCGCGGATATCCGCCAGACCATCATGAACGATCTGTTCACCATGATCATGCTGGCCGAGGTCAAAGGGGACAATTTCGATCTGTCCGCTTTTCAGCAGGCCATGTCGGATATCGGCGCGGAACTGGGCGTCGAGGTCATCGTCAAGCACGAGGACGTTTTCCGCTTCATGCACAGGATCTAG
- a CDS encoding mannose-1-phosphate guanylyltransferase/mannose-6-phosphate isomerase: MLIPVILSGGSGTRLWPLSRELYPKQLLPLIGAQSMLQETLLRLKGLPEQCAPLVVCNEHHRFLVAEQLRAIDTPAAAILLEPVGRNTAPAVAVAALQAMAQGDDPVLLVLPADHVIRDEGALQAAISNGVPLAEEGKLLTFGILPAKPETGYGYIRAGKPLGSAARPLGVSHPATGGHAGMSSAVAVPVEQEACEVAEFVEKPDLATAKKYLASGNYYWNSGMFLFKASRYLEELERYQPEMLACCRQALERSARDLDFIRLDLETFSSCPKNSIDYAVMEKTDEAAVIPLDAGWNDVGSWSALWEVGQADPEGNVIHGDVLTAGAKNCYLYSSDRMVAAVGLEDHIVVETADAVLVAPRNRVQEVKAIVEQLKARDRDEALLHRRVSRPWGSYECIDQAERYQVKRITVNPGASLSLQMHHHRAEHWIVVKGTARITRGEETFMISENQSTYIPLGVAHRLENPGKISLELIEVQSGSYLGEDDILRFQDNYGR; the protein is encoded by the coding sequence ATGCTCATCCCCGTTATTCTTTCCGGCGGTTCCGGCACCAGACTGTGGCCTCTGTCCCGCGAACTCTACCCCAAACAGCTGCTGCCCCTGATCGGGGCCCAGTCCATGCTCCAGGAAACCCTGCTGAGGTTGAAGGGGCTGCCGGAGCAGTGCGCTCCCCTTGTCGTCTGCAACGAACATCACCGTTTCCTGGTGGCCGAGCAGTTGCGCGCGATTGATACGCCGGCAGCGGCCATCCTGCTGGAGCCGGTGGGGAGGAATACCGCGCCGGCCGTGGCTGTGGCCGCCCTTCAGGCCATGGCGCAAGGGGACGATCCGGTACTCCTGGTGCTGCCCGCCGACCATGTGATTCGGGATGAAGGGGCGTTGCAGGCGGCCATCAGCAACGGAGTACCCCTCGCCGAGGAGGGCAAGCTGCTCACCTTCGGCATCCTCCCCGCCAAACCGGAAACGGGCTATGGCTATATCCGGGCAGGCAAGCCGCTCGGAAGCGCCGCCAGGCCCCTTGGCGTCAGTCATCCTGCAACCGGCGGTCATGCCGGTATGTCGTCCGCCGTTGCCGTGCCTGTCGAACAGGAGGCCTGTGAGGTGGCCGAATTCGTGGAAAAGCCCGACCTCGCGACCGCCAAAAAATATCTGGCTTCCGGCAACTATTACTGGAACAGCGGCATGTTTCTGTTCAAGGCCTCCCGGTACCTCGAGGAACTCGAACGCTACCAACCCGAAATGCTGGCCTGCTGTCGGCAGGCCTTGGAACGATCTGCCCGGGATCTCGATTTCATCCGGCTGGATCTGGAAACCTTCTCCTCATGTCCGAAAAACTCCATCGATTACGCGGTCATGGAAAAGACCGACGAAGCGGCGGTCATCCCCCTCGATGCCGGCTGGAACGATGTCGGGTCCTGGTCTGCTCTTTGGGAGGTGGGACAGGCTGACCCGGAGGGCAATGTAATCCACGGCGACGTGCTGACTGCCGGAGCGAAAAACTGCTACCTGTACAGTTCCGACCGGATGGTGGCCGCCGTGGGCCTGGAGGACCATATCGTGGTCGAAACCGCCGATGCCGTGCTGGTTGCTCCCCGCAACCGGGTGCAGGAGGTGAAAGCGATCGTCGAACAGCTCAAGGCCCGGGACAGGGATGAAGCTCTCCTGCACCGGCGGGTCTCCCGTCCCTGGGGGAGCTATGAGTGCATCGATCAGGCCGAACGCTACCAGGTCAAAAGGATCACCGTCAATCCCGGGGCCAGTCTGTCGCTGCAGATGCATCACCATCGCGCCGAGCACTGGATCGTCGTCAAGGGCACTGCCCGGATAACCCGGGGCGAAGAAACCTTCATGATCTCCGAAAATCAATCCACCTACATTCCCCTCGGCGTTGCCCACCGGCTGGAGAACCCGGGAAAAATTTCCCTCGAACTGATCGAGGTGCAGTCGGGCAGTTACCTGGGAGAGGACGATATCCTCCGGTTTCAGGATAATTATGGGCGGTAG
- a CDS encoding MBL fold metallo-hydrolase, with protein sequence MDSFPQIIHHGALHGVTGSCHELRLSDESGILVDCGLFQGDETPPGKLGSERGQEIDFPVGHIKALIVTHVHIDHVGRIPYLLAAGFKGPIYCSEPSAVLLPLVLEDAVKVGFTRDQRLVEGFLERVKSQLVPLAYGQWTSILKEGQDIRLQPAGHILGSAYVQCRIRDKNGKNAGTSGDSGEIHVVFSGDLGAPYAPLLPAPRSPYRADILVLESTYGDRLHEGRRERRKKLQGVIERALQDRGVVLIPAFSIGRTQELLYELEEIIHRSRHLFATKGLPWDDLEIIVDSPLASRFTEAYRQLLPFWDAEARGRLRSGRHPLSFEQLTTVDSHADHEYTVNYLRKTGRPCVVIAAGGMCGGGRIVNYLKALIGDPRTDILFVGYQASGTPGNDIQRYGPGGGWVRLNGQKYDIRARIHTIGGYSAHADRRNLLNFVRRMRRLPREVRLVHGDSEAKEALGNQLKTLGINPVIF encoded by the coding sequence ATGGATTCCTTCCCCCAAATCATCCACCACGGCGCCCTGCACGGGGTGACCGGCTCCTGCCACGAACTGCGTCTTTCCGATGAGTCTGGCATACTGGTTGACTGTGGGCTGTTTCAGGGCGACGAAACCCCGCCCGGGAAGCTCGGTTCGGAGCGGGGACAAGAGATCGACTTTCCCGTCGGCCATATCAAGGCCCTGATCGTCACCCACGTTCACATCGACCATGTCGGTCGGATTCCCTATCTGCTGGCCGCCGGTTTCAAAGGACCGATCTACTGTTCAGAACCCTCGGCCGTATTGCTGCCGCTGGTGCTGGAGGACGCGGTAAAGGTCGGTTTCACCCGCGATCAGCGGCTGGTCGAAGGCTTTCTCGAGCGGGTGAAGTCCCAACTGGTCCCGCTGGCTTACGGGCAATGGACCTCGATTCTCAAGGAAGGCCAGGATATCAGGCTCCAGCCCGCCGGTCACATTCTCGGATCAGCCTACGTGCAGTGCCGGATTCGCGATAAAAATGGGAAAAATGCAGGAACTTCAGGGGATTCGGGGGAGATTCACGTGGTTTTTTCCGGTGATCTCGGTGCCCCCTATGCACCATTGCTGCCGGCGCCGCGATCCCCTTATCGCGCCGATATTCTGGTTCTGGAATCGACCTACGGCGATCGGCTTCACGAAGGGCGCCGCGAGCGGCGGAAAAAATTGCAGGGGGTCATCGAGCGGGCGCTGCAGGACAGGGGGGTCGTGCTGATCCCGGCGTTCTCCATCGGCCGTACCCAGGAACTGCTGTATGAACTGGAAGAGATCATTCACCGCTCTCGCCATCTTTTCGCTACCAAGGGGTTGCCCTGGGACGACTTGGAGATCATCGTCGATTCACCTTTGGCAAGCCGTTTTACCGAAGCCTACCGTCAACTGCTTCCTTTCTGGGACGCCGAAGCCCGAGGCAGGCTGCGATCCGGGCGTCATCCCCTGAGTTTCGAACAATTGACGACTGTCGACAGCCACGCCGACCACGAATACACCGTCAATTACCTGCGCAAAACCGGCAGGCCCTGCGTCGTCATCGCCGCCGGGGGGATGTGCGGCGGGGGACGCATCGTCAACTACCTCAAGGCCCTGATCGGCGATCCCCGCACCGATATTCTATTTGTCGGTTATCAGGCTTCAGGTACTCCCGGAAACGACATTCAGCGCTACGGCCCCGGAGGGGGTTGGGTGAGGCTTAACGGTCAAAAATACGACATTCGGGCCCGGATTCACACCATCGGCGGCTATTCGGCTCACGCTGACCGGCGCAACCTGCTGAATTTCGTCCGTCGCATGCGCCGACTGCCGAGGGAGGTACGGCTTGTGCATGGGGATTCAGAGGCCAAGGAAGCTTTGGGAAATCAACTGAAAACCCTGGGAATAAACCCGGTCATTTTTTAA
- a CDS encoding PFL family protein, translated as MLIHPEEIIETIRMVTTQHLDIRTVTMGINLRGCSHPDLKTFNENVRTRILRSAENLVKTTEEIQSLYGIPIINRRISVTPIAIAAEACQTEDLSAVAETLDRAAEETGVDFIGGFSALVQKGMTPGDLRLIKSIPKALASTKKVCSSVNLASTKAGINMDAVAMMGRIIKETAELTRDSGGLGCAKLVVFANAPDDNPFMAGAFHGIGEADCVINVGVSGPGVVNAAVRALENPSLGDIAECIKKTAFKITRMGEMVGREVASRLKAQFGVLDLSLAPTPAVGDSVAAILEAMGLESCGTHGTTAALALLNDAVKKGGAMASSSVGGLSGAFIPVSEDEGMIKAVQRGSLSLDKLEAMTCVCSVGLDMIAVPGDTSAATLSAIIADEMAIGMINKKTTAVRIIPAPGTRVGDMVEFGGLLGSAPVMPVHNFSSEVFIGRGGRIPAPIQSLTN; from the coding sequence ATGCTGATCCATCCCGAAGAGATCATCGAAACCATCAGGATGGTGACCACCCAGCACCTGGACATCAGGACGGTCACCATGGGGATCAACCTGCGCGGCTGCAGCCATCCCGACCTGAAGACCTTCAACGAGAACGTCAGGACCCGAATCCTGCGCAGCGCCGAGAACCTGGTCAAGACCACCGAGGAGATCCAGAGTCTGTACGGAATCCCCATCATCAACCGGCGGATCTCCGTCACCCCCATCGCCATCGCCGCCGAGGCCTGCCAGACCGAAGATCTGAGTGCCGTGGCGGAAACCCTCGATCGGGCCGCGGAGGAGACGGGGGTCGATTTCATCGGCGGCTTCAGCGCCCTGGTGCAGAAGGGCATGACCCCCGGCGATCTGCGGCTGATCAAGTCCATTCCGAAAGCCCTGGCGTCGACGAAGAAGGTCTGCTCCTCGGTCAACCTGGCCAGCACCAAGGCGGGCATCAACATGGATGCCGTGGCCATGATGGGGCGCATCATCAAGGAAACGGCGGAACTGACCCGGGACAGCGGCGGCCTCGGCTGCGCCAAGCTGGTGGTCTTTGCCAACGCTCCCGACGACAACCCCTTCATGGCCGGCGCTTTTCACGGCATCGGCGAGGCGGATTGCGTGATCAACGTCGGCGTCAGCGGTCCCGGCGTGGTCAATGCCGCGGTGCGGGCACTGGAGAACCCCTCTCTCGGCGATATCGCCGAATGCATCAAGAAGACCGCCTTCAAGATCACCCGCATGGGCGAAATGGTCGGCCGAGAGGTCGCAAGCCGTCTCAAGGCCCAGTTCGGCGTGTTGGATCTGTCCCTGGCGCCGACGCCGGCGGTCGGCGACAGCGTGGCGGCGATTCTCGAGGCCATGGGCCTGGAAAGCTGCGGCACCCACGGCACCACCGCCGCCCTGGCGCTGCTCAACGACGCGGTCAAGAAGGGCGGGGCCATGGCCTCCTCCTCCGTGGGCGGACTGAGCGGGGCCTTTATCCCTGTCAGCGAGGACGAAGGCATGATCAAAGCGGTGCAGCGGGGCTCCCTGTCCCTGGACAAGCTCGAAGCCATGACCTGCGTCTGCTCCGTCGGTCTCGACATGATCGCCGTGCCCGGCGATACCTCGGCGGCCACTCTTTCGGCCATCATCGCCGACGAAATGGCCATCGGCATGATCAACAAGAAGACCACCGCCGTGCGCATTATTCCGGCGCCGGGAACCAGGGTCGGGGATATGGTCGAATTCGGCGGGTTGCTCGGCAGCGCCCCGGTCATGCCGGTGCACAATTTCAGTTCGGAGGTTTTTATCGGTCGCGGCGGGCGGATACCGGCTCCCATCCAGTCCTTGACCAACTGA